One Thalassotalea hakodatensis DNA segment encodes these proteins:
- a CDS encoding GspE/PulE family protein produces the protein MLNMEQTLQEFDVALDDIEKAKAYQSKFGGALERLLINMGSFSEDNLPSFYSRLLQLPILTLDEFETLEPPIGADLNVKFLTDRGWYPYKQNGKHYTFVTVSPLNWEVIQYLQSLHVKYSSVITTDDVFQKFQINHIEQQVNAGNDTQLLSDVEEDKLRELASEAPTVNLLNSLIARALKQGASDMHLEPQRGRYRVRFRVDGVLQEIETLPLRLQLAVISRLKILADMDIAEKRRPQDGKIEMKISNIALDIRVSSLPLNDGESMVMRFLRKDAVQYEMDVLGLSEDIETKIKDDLKHTAGVILLTGPTGSGKTTTLYTFLNELNDDDVKIITLEDPVEYQLEGVNQVQVKPDIGFDFSAGLRSIVRQDPDIIMIGEIRDKETARIAMQSALTGHLVFSTVHTNDAPSAYTRLLDLGVEEFLLNAALVSIIAQRLARKVCQHCTIPHPEQKELINKYQLEELANKNNLTEITLCQPQGCEHCNNSGYKGRMAVIEYLRSDQEITSLPKNERFIAEAKAHNKSIGGRTLLEDGLVKAMKGLTTVDEIIRVCG, from the coding sequence ATGCTGAATATGGAGCAAACCCTTCAGGAATTTGATGTTGCCTTAGATGATATTGAAAAAGCAAAAGCATATCAATCCAAGTTTGGTGGCGCTTTAGAGCGTTTACTTATTAACATGGGAAGCTTTTCTGAAGATAACCTACCCTCTTTTTATAGTCGTCTATTGCAGTTACCTATTTTAACCTTAGATGAGTTTGAAACATTAGAACCTCCTATTGGAGCCGACTTAAATGTAAAGTTTTTAACAGACCGAGGTTGGTATCCATATAAACAAAACGGCAAGCATTATACTTTTGTTACCGTATCTCCTTTAAATTGGGAAGTTATTCAGTATTTACAGAGTTTACATGTTAAATACTCAAGCGTTATTACAACTGACGATGTTTTTCAGAAATTTCAAATTAATCATATTGAACAGCAAGTGAATGCTGGAAATGATACGCAATTATTATCAGATGTTGAAGAAGATAAGTTAAGAGAACTAGCTAGTGAAGCCCCAACGGTTAACTTATTAAACTCACTTATTGCAAGAGCACTTAAACAAGGTGCTTCAGATATGCATCTTGAGCCGCAAAGAGGTAGATATAGAGTCAGATTTCGCGTTGATGGGGTTTTACAAGAGATAGAAACCTTACCATTACGGCTTCAACTTGCTGTCATTTCACGGCTTAAGATATTAGCTGATATGGATATTGCCGAAAAGCGCAGACCACAAGATGGCAAAATTGAAATGAAGATTTCAAATATAGCGTTAGATATTCGAGTATCTTCATTACCTTTAAATGATGGTGAAAGTATGGTTATGCGTTTTTTAAGAAAAGACGCAGTTCAATATGAAATGGATGTTTTAGGGCTCTCCGAGGATATCGAAACAAAAATAAAAGACGACTTAAAACATACTGCAGGTGTTATTTTACTTACGGGGCCAACAGGTAGTGGTAAAACCACGACTTTGTATACGTTCTTGAATGAACTTAACGATGATGATGTGAAAATAATTACCTTAGAAGATCCAGTAGAATATCAATTAGAAGGAGTTAACCAAGTACAAGTTAAGCCTGATATTGGTTTTGATTTTAGCGCTGGTTTACGCAGTATTGTTAGGCAAGATCCTGACATTATAATGATAGGTGAAATTCGAGATAAGGAAACTGCACGAATAGCAATGCAGTCTGCACTTACCGGTCATTTAGTTTTTAGTACAGTTCATACAAATGATGCGCCCAGTGCATACACGCGTTTACTTGATTTAGGTGTAGAAGAATTTTTGTTGAATGCGGCGTTAGTATCTATTATCGCGCAAAGATTGGCACGTAAAGTTTGTCAACACTGCACTATTCCGCACCCTGAACAGAAGGAGTTAATTAACAAATATCAATTGGAAGAACTCGCTAATAAAAACAATCTGACAGAAATCACTTTATGCCAACCTCAAGGTTGTGAGCACTGTAATAATAGCGGCTACAAGGGCCGAATGGCTGTTATTGAATATTTACGCTCAGACCAAGAAATTACAAGTTTACCTAAAAATGAAAGGTTCATCGCTGAAGCGAAAGCACATAATAAAAGTATCGGCGGACGTACTTTACTTGAAGACGGTTTAGTAAAAGCAATGAAAGGTCTTACTACAGTGGATGAAATTATTAGGGTTTGTGGTTAA
- a CDS encoding type II secretion system F family protein has translation MAQFLYQAYDVHGAKVEGILDANTFELAKKELVEQKLIIISLKEQGENKSSISLFESKTVSLDELEFITSELSILLKNGVKIDKSLYILQRNKAKGASEKLLKELYTAVKRGNMLSDAMAEHPDVFDLLYINLVRLGEASGDLSNVFEKLAIDLKFKANLKRKIIQSLTYPLVILSVCILCILFIFNYIVPQMSGLFDGLPELPIYTKVLLDVSAWMQQYQWFLFLAIAAAIIGLMAAFKNPNTKRRLDEVLIKTPLIKGALLVVERIRFNAALSMMIDAGISIDKALELSAGSVKNRFIRQGLIAAKEQIKKGEGLTASLGRSPIYPEFFLSLLEVGEESGKLSPVFNEIASRSRAEFESWTDKMTSTLEPLLILTMGGIVGSVVVTMLLSIISVNELGF, from the coding sequence ATGGCTCAATTTCTTTATCAAGCGTACGATGTTCATGGTGCTAAAGTTGAAGGTATTCTTGATGCAAATACATTTGAGCTTGCTAAAAAAGAATTAGTTGAACAAAAACTTATTATCATTTCTTTAAAAGAACAGGGTGAAAATAAGTCTTCAATTAGTTTATTTGAAAGTAAAACGGTTAGCCTAGACGAGTTAGAATTTATTACATCTGAGCTGTCTATATTATTAAAAAATGGCGTAAAAATAGACAAAAGCTTATATATTTTGCAACGTAATAAAGCGAAAGGTGCTTCTGAAAAACTACTTAAAGAGTTATATACAGCAGTGAAACGTGGAAATATGCTGTCAGATGCCATGGCAGAACATCCTGATGTTTTTGATCTCCTTTACATTAATTTAGTGCGGTTAGGAGAAGCTAGTGGTGATTTATCTAATGTTTTTGAAAAGCTCGCCATAGATCTAAAGTTTAAAGCAAATCTTAAGCGAAAAATTATACAATCCCTTACCTATCCCTTGGTTATTTTAAGTGTTTGTATATTATGTATTTTATTTATATTTAATTACATTGTACCTCAAATGAGCGGGTTGTTTGATGGGTTGCCAGAGTTACCTATTTACACAAAAGTTTTATTAGATGTAAGTGCTTGGATGCAGCAGTATCAATGGTTTCTTTTTCTCGCGATTGCAGCTGCTATTATAGGGCTAATGGCTGCGTTTAAAAATCCAAATACTAAGCGAAGGCTTGATGAAGTATTAATAAAAACGCCTTTAATTAAAGGAGCGTTGCTCGTTGTAGAACGTATAAGGTTTAATGCGGCATTATCTATGATGATTGATGCGGGCATTTCAATTGATAAAGCGTTAGAACTATCAGCGGGAAGTGTAAAAAACCGTTTTATTCGACAGGGCCTAATAGCTGCCAAAGAACAAATTAAGAAAGGGGAGGGGTTAACTGCTTCTCTTGGCCGAAGTCCTATTTACCCAGAGTTTTTTCTTTCGTTGCTTGAAGTAGGTGAAGAAAGTGGTAAGTTGTCACCTGTATTCAATGAAATAGCTTCCCGCTCAAGGGCAGAGTTTGAGAGTTGGACGGACAAAATGACATCTACCTTAGAACCTTTACTAATCCTTACAATGGGCGGTATAGTTGGTAGTGTTGTTGTAACAATGCTACTAAGCATTATATCAGTCAATGAACTCGGGTTTTAA
- a CDS encoding SLBB domain-containing protein — MKKIITVFLFIYLFVGNAISAQIPSNISPQQLEQFKRLPPAQQKSLAQSMGVDYNAIRAQLSGSNNKKTEQKEEALPQLFPRGTKYDEFGNPIFDQEAELEKEEDDDGKPKPFGYDVFANEPFTFAPSMDIAIPENYLVGPGDTLKIQMFGKESNDFEIEVSREGDVVVPQLGAFNVTGMTFIEAKQYLANEIKNKVLGVNVIVTLSDLRSIRVFVLGDAYRPGQYVLNSLSSATHAIIAAGGISEVGSLRDIQIKRGGKLVANLDLYDLLIKGDSSHDILLKSGDVVFISSVGDRVTVDGEVKRPAIYELKEGEKFQDVIKMAGGMLPSAYPSSTIVEGFNDNNLRTVKTVDFNSSTALSEKAKDGDVVKVTKTSSQYENSVTFIGAVTRPGKYQWYEGQRIADLIPNIHAYVASDADLTYGLVIREKDIGRNIDILQFSLFNAVSDKNSEDNLVLQARDRVLIFSNQEVISTEIDSLESLAFTKDELLLLEKENAEKRHEDKLFWQYYENENSQNALNLTEEVNKAEETLKQTYKSIEELTGAEEEEPELRELNFFSRKRLLAPVIEQLKRQAASGEPLQLVEVDGAVKFPGVYPLAKNGRVDDLVKAAGGLQESAYLANAEMTRNDIENGLAVKQAFKIDLASALAGESSQNKQLQSKDRLNIHHIPAWQENHTVELKGEFMFPGKYTIRRGETLGQLIKRVGGFTDFAYLEGSLFTRETIKELELKNLVKVSESLRMEIASKNLSDRDGNSSFDYEQTSQLLADLTSVKPIGRLVIDIPLIVANEQTDVILEDGDMLYIPTKQNSVNVVGQVQVTSSHIYQTHLDAFDYIGLSGGMKKQADEDRVYVIKANGQVHIPSGDSWFASDTQELQPGDTVVVPLDSYYMEDLTLWQVATQIIYQAAVAVAAISNL, encoded by the coding sequence ATGAAAAAAATAATCACTGTATTTTTGTTTATATATCTATTTGTTGGCAATGCAATTTCGGCGCAAATACCTTCGAATATTTCCCCACAGCAGCTCGAACAATTTAAGCGATTACCACCAGCTCAGCAAAAATCATTAGCGCAAAGCATGGGAGTTGATTATAACGCAATACGAGCTCAGCTTTCAGGTAGCAATAACAAGAAAACAGAGCAAAAAGAAGAAGCATTACCGCAACTTTTTCCTCGAGGGACTAAATACGATGAATTTGGTAACCCTATTTTTGATCAAGAAGCAGAACTAGAAAAAGAAGAAGATGATGACGGTAAGCCAAAACCTTTTGGTTATGACGTGTTTGCCAATGAACCTTTTACCTTTGCGCCTTCTATGGATATTGCTATTCCGGAGAACTATTTAGTTGGTCCGGGTGATACGCTAAAAATTCAAATGTTTGGCAAAGAAAGTAATGATTTTGAAATTGAGGTTTCAAGAGAAGGTGATGTTGTTGTTCCGCAACTCGGAGCATTTAATGTTACCGGTATGACCTTTATTGAAGCAAAACAGTATTTAGCGAATGAAATTAAAAACAAAGTATTAGGCGTTAACGTTATCGTTACTTTGTCTGACTTACGCTCAATTCGTGTGTTTGTTCTAGGCGATGCCTATAGACCGGGTCAATACGTGTTAAATTCGTTATCAAGTGCCACACACGCTATTATCGCAGCAGGTGGTATTAGTGAGGTAGGCTCGTTACGTGATATTCAAATTAAGCGCGGTGGAAAACTCGTCGCAAACTTAGATCTATATGACTTACTTATCAAAGGTGATTCTAGTCACGATATTCTTTTAAAATCTGGAGACGTAGTGTTTATTTCCTCTGTTGGAGATAGAGTGACTGTCGATGGTGAAGTGAAAAGACCTGCTATTTACGAATTAAAAGAAGGTGAGAAATTTCAAGATGTCATTAAAATGGCTGGCGGTATGTTGCCTTCTGCATACCCCTCTTCAACGATTGTTGAAGGGTTTAATGATAATAACCTTAGAACTGTAAAGACGGTTGATTTCAATTCATCTACAGCACTTTCAGAAAAAGCTAAAGACGGTGATGTAGTAAAAGTAACGAAAACATCTTCGCAATATGAAAATTCTGTCACCTTTATTGGTGCAGTTACTAGACCAGGAAAATATCAATGGTACGAAGGGCAACGCATAGCCGATTTAATCCCGAACATTCATGCGTATGTTGCCAGTGATGCTGACTTAACTTACGGTTTAGTGATCCGCGAAAAAGACATTGGTCGCAATATAGACATATTACAATTTAGTTTATTTAATGCAGTAAGTGACAAAAACTCAGAAGATAATTTAGTGCTGCAGGCTCGCGACAGAGTGTTAATATTTTCTAATCAAGAGGTTATTTCAACTGAAATTGATAGTTTAGAAAGTTTAGCTTTCACGAAAGATGAGCTCTTACTGTTAGAAAAAGAAAATGCAGAGAAAAGACATGAAGACAAGCTATTCTGGCAATATTACGAAAATGAAAACTCACAAAATGCGTTAAATTTAACAGAAGAAGTCAACAAAGCGGAAGAAACGTTAAAACAAACGTATAAGTCTATTGAGGAATTAACAGGTGCTGAAGAAGAAGAGCCAGAATTACGAGAACTTAACTTTTTCTCACGTAAGCGTTTGCTAGCACCCGTTATAGAGCAATTAAAGCGTCAAGCTGCCTCTGGTGAACCGTTACAACTCGTTGAGGTTGATGGTGCTGTTAAGTTTCCAGGGGTTTATCCACTAGCAAAAAATGGTCGTGTTGATGACTTAGTCAAAGCCGCCGGTGGCCTTCAAGAATCTGCATATTTAGCAAATGCTGAAATGACTAGAAATGATATAGAAAACGGTTTAGCGGTAAAGCAAGCATTTAAAATTGACCTTGCCAGTGCACTCGCAGGGGAGAGCAGCCAGAATAAACAATTACAAAGCAAAGACAGATTAAATATTCATCATATACCTGCTTGGCAAGAAAACCACACTGTTGAACTCAAAGGTGAGTTTATGTTCCCTGGTAAATACACCATTCGCAGGGGAGAAACACTGGGGCAATTAATCAAGCGTGTGGGTGGTTTTACTGATTTTGCCTATCTTGAAGGTTCATTATTTACGCGAGAAACCATTAAAGAGTTAGAGCTGAAAAACCTTGTTAAGGTGTCAGAAAGCTTACGTATGGAAATTGCTTCTAAGAATCTCTCTGATCGAGATGGCAACAGTTCGTTTGATTACGAACAAACAAGCCAACTATTAGCTGATTTAACTAGTGTAAAACCCATTGGTCGTTTAGTGATTGATATCCCATTAATCGTGGCAAACGAGCAAACAGACGTGATACTTGAAGACGGCGATATGCTGTATATTCCAACCAAACAAAACTCTGTTAATGTGGTAGGGCAGGTTCAAGTGACGTCTTCACATATTTATCAAACCCATTTAGATGCTTTTGATTATATTGGTTTAAGTGGTGGAATGAAAAAGCAAGCAGATGAAGATCGTGTTTATGTTATCAAAGCCAATGGCCAAGTGCATATTCCAAGTGGTGACAGCTGGTTCGCTTCGGATACACAGGAGTTACAACCGGGTGATACCGTTGTTGTACCGTTAGATTCATATTATATGGAAGATTTAACGTTATGGCAGGTAGCTACACAAATTATCTATCAAGCAGCGGTAGCAGTTGCAGCAATTTCTAATTTGTAG
- the wecA gene encoding UDP-N-acetylglucosamine--undecaprenyl-phosphate N-acetylglucosaminephosphotransferase, which produces MLLILSALLVAFCVSISTIKVLLPLAPHIGLVDLPNERKKHDGAIPLIGGISIYTGVLIASTFFVEQNQIINLYFISSALLVFIGTMDDIYDLSVAPRMIFQGIVASLMVFGAGIYIYDFGNIFSFGNVNVGSYGMIFTMLACVAAINAFNMIDGIDGLAGSMSIISILSITLLTTLNDNSADVLLPLILVVAIIPYLFYNVSTRNPRGKKIFMGDAGSMFMGLTVIWLLTLKTQNTVYGEASFRPVTALWVIAIPLMDMFAIMIRRMRKGVSPFQADNGHLHHICMRLGLTSRQALWVISTLAVFCSSIGIMGEIFSISEPLMLSAFLLLFCIYSYAMQHAWRFIKHINKNR; this is translated from the coding sequence ATGCTTCTTATTTTAAGTGCTTTACTTGTCGCTTTCTGTGTTTCTATTTCTACAATTAAAGTGTTACTTCCCTTAGCGCCACATATTGGTTTAGTTGATCTACCAAATGAGCGTAAAAAGCATGACGGCGCTATCCCCCTTATTGGCGGTATTTCAATTTATACTGGGGTGTTAATAGCTTCAACGTTTTTTGTTGAACAAAATCAAATTATTAACTTATATTTTATTTCCTCAGCGTTACTCGTATTTATTGGCACGATGGATGATATCTATGATCTAAGTGTAGCACCTCGTATGATCTTTCAAGGTATTGTAGCCTCATTAATGGTTTTTGGTGCAGGTATTTATATATACGACTTTGGCAATATTTTTTCGTTTGGCAACGTAAATGTAGGTTCATACGGCATGATATTTACCATGCTTGCCTGTGTTGCTGCTATTAATGCCTTTAATATGATTGACGGTATCGATGGTCTTGCAGGCTCAATGAGTATTATTTCAATACTTTCAATAACTTTATTAACCACATTAAATGATAATTCTGCCGATGTACTATTACCGTTAATTCTTGTTGTCGCGATAATTCCTTATCTTTTTTATAATGTGAGTACTCGAAATCCACGTGGTAAAAAGATTTTTATGGGCGATGCAGGTAGTATGTTTATGGGCTTAACGGTTATTTGGTTGTTAACATTGAAAACGCAAAATACAGTATACGGCGAAGCATCATTTAGACCTGTAACAGCATTGTGGGTGATTGCAATTCCTTTGATGGATATGTTTGCAATTATGATACGAAGAATGCGTAAAGGCGTTTCTCCTTTTCAAGCTGATAATGGACACTTACATCACATATGTATGAGATTAGGTTTAACATCTCGTCAAGCATTATGGGTGATAAGTACACTTGCAGTCTTTTGCTCTAGTATTGGTATTATGGGCGAAATTTTCAGCATTTCTGAACCACTCATGTTAAGTGCTTTTTTATTGTTATTTTGTATTTATTCTTATGCAATGCAGCATGCTTGGCGATTCATAAAGCATATTAATAAAAATAGATAG
- a CDS encoding prepilin-type N-terminal cleavage/methylation domain-containing protein has product MFLRSQKQTCLCKRKYRSVRGVTLIELLVVISIMMTMMSIVAPLAINTVDKASAQSEFLSFCNLLRKASIKAFSNGSTVKVELNKHQVIISKVATNDIFNEQNQATSFQLLEQQFEFLFFDESVMFFNKNGMVDITTLEFRQNNKTRQLDLIALLEQ; this is encoded by the coding sequence ATGTTTTTACGTTCGCAAAAACAAACTTGTTTGTGTAAACGTAAGTATCGCTCTGTTAGAGGAGTAACATTAATAGAGTTATTAGTTGTCATCTCTATTATGATGACTATGATGTCAATTGTAGCGCCATTAGCCATTAATACTGTGGATAAAGCTAGTGCTCAAAGTGAATTCTTGTCGTTTTGTAATTTGCTAAGAAAAGCCAGCATTAAAGCTTTTTCAAATGGCTCAACGGTCAAAGTTGAACTTAACAAGCATCAAGTTATCATTTCCAAAGTGGCAACAAATGATATATTCAACGAACAAAACCAAGCGACAAGCTTTCAACTGTTAGAGCAACAATTTGAATTCTTATTTTTTGACGAATCTGTCATGTTTTTTAATAAAAATGGTATGGTTGATATTACTACACTTGAGTTTCGACAGAATAATAAAACTCGACAATTAGACTTGATTGCTTTATTGGAGCAATAG
- the gspG gene encoding type II secretion system major pseudopilin GspG has product MYKNRGFTLIELLIVIVILGLLMSLVAPKMFSKVGSSKQKTALAQMQMLQTSLDTYRLDIGDYPTALSELRVSEKPNWDGPYIPKDVPSDPWGNAYQYKSPGPNGEDYVLMSYGKDGVLGGKDEDEDLVHQ; this is encoded by the coding sequence ATGTACAAAAATCGTGGATTTACTTTAATTGAACTACTTATTGTTATCGTTATTTTAGGGTTACTTATGTCTTTAGTAGCACCAAAAATGTTTTCGAAAGTTGGTTCTTCTAAACAAAAAACAGCATTAGCCCAAATGCAAATGTTACAAACTTCTTTAGATACTTATCGATTAGATATTGGCGACTATCCGACTGCATTATCCGAATTACGAGTATCAGAAAAGCCTAATTGGGATGGTCCATACATACCTAAAGATGTACCTAGTGACCCATGGGGTAACGCTTATCAATACAAGTCACCTGGCCCTAATGGGGAAGACTACGTCTTAATGAGTTATGGGAAGGACGGTGTTTTAGGCGGTAAAGATGAAGATGAAGATTTGGTGCATCAATAA